Proteins found in one Quadrisphaera sp. RL12-1S genomic segment:
- a CDS encoding tyrosine-type recombinase/integrase, with protein sequence MDLGADSTGRRRQTTKAGFPTRAAASKALRELTKTLASDVQITETTVSDYLATWLLSKHSLRPTTRAMYEDLARLYITPHIGGVQLVELRAHHLDRMYVAISIGVRGKALSPATIRRIHAVLRSALNSAVRRRLLPYNPADHIELAPENPKRPKPWTAEECLHFLAAIREDRLYPLYRLYLFTGLRRGEGLGLRWEDVDLDEKALWVSEQITEVSGKATVGSPKTRRSVRRVALDETTVQMLREHHEAQLAEREAWRLPAAPHGRVFTREDGTSYRPEYVTKHFGALIRSTGMRQVRLHDLRHTSASLALKAGVPMKVVSDRLGHSTIAVTANLYTHVYDDVAHDGADRIAALLADKPATDVSEM encoded by the coding sequence GTGGACCTCGGAGCCGACTCGACAGGACGCCGCCGGCAGACCACGAAGGCCGGCTTCCCGACCAGGGCGGCCGCCAGCAAGGCCTTGCGCGAGCTGACGAAGACGCTGGCCAGCGACGTTCAGATCACCGAGACGACCGTCTCGGACTACTTGGCCACCTGGTTGCTCAGCAAGCACTCCCTCCGGCCCACGACGCGGGCCATGTACGAGGACCTCGCCCGCCTGTACATCACGCCGCACATCGGCGGCGTCCAGCTCGTCGAGCTCCGAGCCCACCACCTCGATCGCATGTACGTCGCCATCTCCATCGGCGTCCGCGGCAAGGCGCTCAGTCCAGCGACCATCCGGCGCATCCACGCAGTGCTCCGCTCAGCTCTCAACAGCGCCGTTCGGCGACGACTCCTTCCTTACAACCCGGCCGACCACATCGAGCTGGCTCCCGAGAACCCCAAGCGCCCCAAGCCCTGGACCGCTGAGGAGTGCTTGCACTTCCTCGCCGCCATCCGCGAGGACCGCCTCTACCCGCTCTACCGCCTCTACCTCTTCACCGGCCTGCGCCGCGGAGAGGGCCTGGGGCTCCGCTGGGAGGACGTCGACCTCGACGAGAAGGCCCTGTGGGTCAGCGAGCAGATCACCGAGGTCTCGGGAAAGGCCACCGTCGGCTCCCCCAAGACCCGCCGCAGCGTCCGCAGGGTCGCTCTCGACGAGACGACCGTCCAGATGCTCCGCGAGCACCACGAGGCTCAGCTGGCCGAGCGGGAGGCCTGGCGCCTACCTGCTGCGCCCCACGGGCGCGTCTTCACGCGCGAGGACGGCACCTCCTACCGCCCTGAGTACGTCACCAAGCACTTCGGGGCGCTCATCCGCTCCACCGGCATGCGGCAGGTCCGTCTGCATGACCTGCGGCACACCAGCGCGAGCTTGGCACTCAAGGCTGGCGTCCCCATGAAGGTCGTCTCTGACCGCCTTGGACACTCGACGATCGCTGTCACCGCGAACCTCTACACCCACGTCTACGACGACGTGGCGCACGACGGCGCAGATCGCATCGCAGCCCTGCTCGCTGACAAGCCCGCGACAGATGTGAGCGAGATGTGA
- a CDS encoding LCP family protein gives MTEGSTLDGTTRTGSTAAAPPRHRERGGSGPGGFGRAAGWTLLGTAVPGAGLLNARRRALGWLALVPFALVVGAAVVLWGTGSAVDVAQRYVLDADVLLGLAVAAAAVGLAWCAVVVGTHVAQRRHRGVRGHRVASSLLVLVLLAVVALPAATATRYALVSRSLITSLFPSGGAAAAGEPTGTAQDPWAGIPRVNVLLVGADSGADRIGTRPDTLIVASIDTKTGDTVIFGLPRQLADVPFPAGSAAAQAWPTACAANGTGGCWLNAAYLFGTQNPQLFPGVDDPGLAATEQAAAGVVGMDIDYTAMVNLAGFQDLIDAMGGIRLTVDRRIPIGGGERLSSTGRVIGTYPVTGYIEPGRDQLLDGYHAEWYARSRWQSDNTDRMDRQRCLINAAVQQYSVLDLARAFPQLAASAQRDVTTDIPAGRLSAFVDLGRKVKEAPLRSLAFNEPLVNTGNPDYDQIHQLVQQALVPPAPAPSSSPTTTTPSASPSSSTASPGSTGGPTPSPTASTPSGEAVDASSVCPS, from the coding sequence GTGACGGAGGGCTCCACGCTGGACGGGACCACGAGGACCGGCTCCACGGCCGCCGCACCGCCCCGCCACCGCGAGCGCGGTGGGAGCGGCCCCGGCGGCTTCGGCCGCGCCGCGGGCTGGACGCTGCTGGGCACCGCGGTGCCGGGTGCGGGGCTGCTCAACGCGCGCCGCCGGGCGCTCGGCTGGCTGGCCCTGGTGCCGTTCGCGCTCGTGGTGGGGGCGGCGGTGGTGCTCTGGGGGACCGGCAGCGCCGTCGACGTGGCCCAGCGGTACGTGCTCGACGCCGACGTGCTGCTCGGACTGGCCGTCGCGGCCGCCGCGGTCGGCCTGGCCTGGTGCGCCGTGGTGGTGGGCACGCACGTCGCCCAGCGCCGGCACCGGGGCGTGCGCGGCCACCGCGTGGCGTCCTCGCTGCTGGTGCTGGTGCTGCTCGCCGTGGTGGCGCTCCCGGCGGCCACCGCGACGCGCTACGCGCTGGTGTCGCGCTCGCTCATCACGTCCCTGTTCCCCAGCGGCGGCGCAGCCGCCGCTGGGGAACCCACGGGGACCGCGCAGGACCCGTGGGCGGGGATCCCGCGCGTCAACGTGCTCCTCGTGGGCGCCGACAGCGGTGCCGACAGGATCGGCACCCGCCCCGACACGCTCATCGTGGCGAGCATCGACACGAAGACCGGTGACACCGTGATCTTCGGGCTGCCGCGCCAGCTGGCGGACGTGCCCTTCCCCGCCGGGTCCGCCGCCGCGCAGGCCTGGCCGACCGCGTGCGCGGCGAACGGCACCGGTGGCTGCTGGCTCAACGCCGCCTACCTGTTCGGCACCCAGAACCCGCAGCTCTTCCCCGGTGTCGACGACCCCGGGCTGGCCGCCACCGAGCAGGCCGCCGCCGGTGTGGTGGGCATGGACATCGACTACACGGCCATGGTCAACCTCGCCGGCTTCCAGGACCTCATCGACGCCATGGGCGGCATCCGCCTCACGGTGGACCGCCGCATCCCCATCGGCGGGGGTGAGCGCCTCAGCAGCACCGGACGCGTCATCGGCACCTACCCGGTCACGGGGTACATCGAGCCCGGGCGCGACCAGCTGCTGGACGGCTACCACGCCGAGTGGTACGCCCGCTCCCGCTGGCAGTCCGACAACACCGACCGGATGGACCGCCAGCGCTGCCTCATCAACGCGGCGGTCCAGCAGTACAGCGTGCTCGACCTGGCCCGCGCCTTCCCGCAGCTGGCGGCCTCCGCCCAGCGGGACGTGACCACGGACATCCCCGCCGGCCGGCTGTCGGCGTTCGTGGACCTGGGCCGCAAGGTCAAGGAGGCGCCCCTGCGCTCCCTGGCGTTCAACGAGCCGCTGGTGAACACCGGGAACCCCGACTACGACCAGATCCACCAGCTGGTCCAGCAGGCGCTCGTGCCGCCGGCGCCCGCGCCGTCGTCGTCCCCCACGACGACGACGCCCTCCGCGAGCCCGTCCTCCTCCACGGCCTCGCCCGGCTCCACGGGAGGGCCCACGCCCAGCCCGACGGCGAGCACGCCGAGCGGTGAGGCGGTGGACGCGAGCAGCGTCTGCCCCTCCTGA
- a CDS encoding LCP family protein: MTLIHAGDDPRGRHASSSGEGFTRLVLLTVLGALVPGAGLVAAGRRFWGWLVLLPVLAVAGAGAAVVLTGRLVPLARSVAFDPQAMLVIAAGAAVGAVLWCVVIVATHASLRRSPGVGRLTRGQRLGSLLLVTALLGLVVVPSATAARYAMANHDLLEGVFGSASRSGNAPNTASADPWAKVPRVTVLMLGADTGADRVGTRPDTIMVASIDTKTGDTTLLNVPRQLADVPFPQGSPAASQWPTKCKEDGQNGCMLNAVYLFGTQNPGLFPGAADPGIEATEQAVSAATGLDIDYYAMVDLEGFQQLVDAMHGLTLNVPRDIPIGGGIIQGTKPERHYPITGWIKKGPAQQLDGYHALWFARSREGSDNDDRMARQQCVISAAVKQYGPAELAAAFPSLAKAAEKNIQTDIPADELNAFVDLGQLVKGGDLRALSFTNANISTGKPDYDALRAMVKDAMYPAPAAPSASAAPTASSSSAAAAPEPAKADPHQAVDPSTTC, from the coding sequence GTGACCCTCATCCACGCCGGTGACGACCCCCGCGGACGCCACGCCAGCAGCTCCGGCGAGGGCTTCACCCGCCTGGTGCTGCTCACCGTCCTGGGCGCGCTCGTGCCCGGCGCGGGCCTGGTGGCCGCGGGTCGGCGGTTCTGGGGCTGGCTGGTGCTGCTGCCCGTGCTGGCGGTGGCGGGCGCCGGGGCCGCGGTGGTCCTCACCGGCCGCCTGGTCCCGCTGGCCCGCAGCGTCGCGTTCGACCCGCAGGCGATGCTCGTCATCGCCGCCGGGGCGGCCGTCGGGGCGGTCCTGTGGTGCGTGGTCATCGTGGCCACCCACGCCAGCCTGCGGCGCTCCCCCGGCGTCGGCCGGCTCACCCGGGGGCAGCGCCTCGGCTCGCTGCTCCTGGTCACCGCGCTGCTGGGGCTGGTGGTGGTCCCCTCGGCCACGGCGGCCCGCTACGCCATGGCCAACCACGACCTGCTCGAGGGCGTCTTCGGCTCCGCCTCGCGCAGCGGCAACGCGCCCAACACCGCCTCCGCGGACCCCTGGGCGAAGGTCCCCCGCGTCACCGTGCTCATGCTCGGCGCCGACACCGGGGCGGACCGCGTGGGCACCCGGCCCGACACGATCATGGTCGCCAGCATCGACACCAAGACCGGTGACACCACGCTGCTGAACGTGCCCCGCCAGCTCGCGGACGTGCCCTTCCCGCAGGGCAGCCCCGCCGCCTCGCAGTGGCCCACCAAGTGCAAGGAGGACGGGCAGAACGGCTGCATGCTCAACGCCGTCTACCTGTTCGGCACCCAGAACCCCGGCCTCTTCCCCGGTGCGGCAGACCCGGGCATCGAGGCCACCGAGCAGGCCGTGAGCGCCGCCACCGGTCTCGACATCGACTACTACGCGATGGTCGACCTCGAGGGCTTCCAGCAGCTGGTCGACGCGATGCACGGCCTCACCCTCAACGTGCCCCGCGACATCCCCATCGGGGGCGGCATCATCCAGGGCACCAAGCCGGAGCGGCACTACCCGATCACCGGCTGGATCAAGAAGGGCCCGGCGCAGCAGCTCGACGGCTACCACGCGCTGTGGTTCGCCCGCTCCCGCGAAGGCTCGGACAACGACGACCGCATGGCCCGCCAGCAGTGCGTCATCTCGGCGGCCGTGAAGCAGTACGGCCCCGCCGAGCTCGCCGCGGCGTTCCCGTCGCTGGCCAAGGCGGCCGAGAAGAACATCCAGACCGACATCCCCGCCGACGAGCTCAACGCCTTCGTGGACCTGGGCCAGCTGGTCAAGGGCGGCGACCTGCGGGCGCTGTCGTTCACCAACGCCAACATCTCCACCGGCAAGCCGGACTACGACGCGCTGCGCGCGATGGTCAAGGACGCGATGTACCCGGCGCCGGCCGCGCCGTCGGCGAGCGCGGCGCCCACCGCGTCGTCGTCCTCGGCGGCTGCGGCCCCGGAGCCCGCGAAGGCGGACCCGCACCAGGCCGTCGACCCCTCGACCACCTGCTGA
- a CDS encoding helix-turn-helix transcriptional regulator, translating into MSTLQLTHEDLRGLPPLVNVPTAAAALGISRSTAYELIRTGGWPTPVLHLGTVIRIPSRDLKKLIGLEP; encoded by the coding sequence ATGTCCACGCTCCAGCTCACCCACGAGGACCTGCGGGGCCTCCCACCCCTCGTCAACGTGCCCACAGCCGCCGCAGCGCTCGGCATCAGCCGCTCGACGGCGTACGAGCTCATCAGGACCGGCGGCTGGCCGACGCCGGTCCTGCACCTCGGAACAGTCATCCGGATCCCGTCCCGCGACCTCAAGAAGCTGATCGGCCTCGAGCCGTGA
- a CDS encoding type 1 glutamine amidotransferase domain-containing protein — MTSSLQGRKVAVLAADGVEQVELTEPVKAIRDAGGEVVLLSLESGTIQAYENDVEPKDTFDVDAEVGTADPADYDALVLPGGTTNPDHLRTDEAAVGFVRRFVESGKPVGVICHGPWTLVTAGVVRGRTLTSWPSLRTDLENAGATWVDQEVVRDGGIVSSRNPDDLPAFCAAIVEEFSAAARA, encoded by the coding sequence ATGACCTCATCACTGCAGGGACGGAAGGTCGCGGTGCTCGCCGCCGACGGTGTGGAGCAGGTGGAGCTCACCGAGCCCGTGAAGGCCATCAGGGACGCCGGTGGCGAGGTGGTGCTGCTGTCGCTGGAGAGCGGCACCATCCAGGCCTACGAGAACGACGTCGAGCCGAAGGACACCTTCGACGTGGACGCCGAGGTGGGCACCGCCGACCCGGCCGACTACGACGCGCTGGTGCTGCCGGGCGGCACCACGAACCCCGACCACCTGAGGACGGACGAGGCAGCGGTCGGCTTCGTGCGGCGGTTCGTGGAGTCCGGCAAGCCGGTCGGCGTCATCTGCCACGGCCCGTGGACGCTCGTCACGGCCGGCGTCGTGCGGGGGCGCACGCTGACCTCCTGGCCGAGCTTGCGCACGGACCTCGAGAACGCCGGCGCCACCTGGGTGGACCAGGAGGTGGTGCGGGACGGCGGCATCGTCTCGAGCCGCAACCCCGACGACCTGCCCGCGTTCTGCGCCGCGATCGTCGAGGAGTTCTCCGCGGCGGCCAGGGCGTGA